In a single window of the Deinococcus aetherius genome:
- a CDS encoding HpcH/HpaI aldolase/citrate lyase family protein: MSVKPLRSVLYVPGDKPRAVEKARTLGADAVILDLEDAVAPEAKDAARENVRAALGWRWPRPVLVRVNGLGTPWEHADREMALTAGAAGLVLPKVEDARTVRDLHLGLPLWAMIETPLGVLRAPEIAAVTGVAGLIVGANDLARALRTRPHPDRLPLLHALSAVVLAARAHGKVPLDAVFNDVRDPEGFARECAQGRTLGFAGKTVIHPDQIAPANLAFGVTGAEAEEARALLAAWEEARQEGKSVTTFRGALIEQMHVDEARERVEAWEAGRG, translated from the coding sequence GTGAGCGTTAAACCCCTGCGCTCGGTGCTCTACGTGCCGGGCGACAAGCCGCGCGCCGTCGAGAAGGCACGCACCCTGGGGGCGGACGCCGTGATCCTCGACCTGGAGGACGCCGTCGCCCCGGAGGCTAAGGACGCGGCGCGGGAGAACGTGCGGGCGGCGCTCGGCTGGCGCTGGCCCCGTCCTGTCCTCGTGCGGGTGAATGGGCTGGGCACTCCGTGGGAACACGCCGACCGCGAGATGGCCCTGACGGCGGGCGCGGCGGGCCTGGTCCTGCCCAAGGTGGAAGACGCCCGCACCGTGCGCGACCTGCACCTCGGCCTCCCCCTCTGGGCGATGATCGAGACGCCGCTCGGGGTCCTGCGCGCCCCCGAGATCGCCGCCGTGACCGGAGTGGCGGGATTGATCGTGGGCGCCAACGACCTCGCCCGCGCGCTGCGGACCCGTCCCCACCCCGACCGCCTGCCCCTCCTCCACGCCCTCTCGGCGGTGGTGCTGGCCGCCCGCGCCCACGGCAAGGTGCCCCTCGACGCCGTGTTCAACGATGTGCGCGACCCGGAAGGCTTCGCCCGCGAGTGCGCGCAGGGCCGGACCCTGGGGTTCGCGGGCAAGACGGTCATCCACCCGGACCAGATTGCTCCCGCGAACCTGGCCTTCGGGGTTACCGGGGCCGAGGCGGAGGAGGCCCGTGCCCTCCTCGCCGCGTGGGAGGAGGCGCGGCAGGAGGGCAAGAGCGTGACGACCTTTCGCGGCGCCTTGATCGAGCAGATGCACGTGGACGAGGCGCGGGAGAGGGTGGAGGCGTGGGAGGCGGGGCGGGGGTAG
- a CDS encoding helix-turn-helix domain-containing protein, which yields MGRRKQFVVTLSDEERRQLTDMTRKGVISARVMTRARLLLLADQQLKDDDVAERLDISHLTVASIRKKYTQGGLQAALYEKARPKPPSKLGPKETAILIAEACSGGPDGQAKWTMQLLADRLVTLGVVESISDETIRRTLKKTT from the coding sequence ATGGGACGGCGGAAGCAGTTTGTCGTGACGCTCAGCGATGAGGAGCGTCGTCAACTTACCGACATGACGCGAAAGGGCGTGATCAGTGCGCGGGTCATGACCCGCGCACGTCTCTTGCTTCTGGCTGACCAACAGTTGAAGGATGATGACGTGGCCGAGCGGCTGGACATCAGTCATTTGACGGTCGCCAGCATTCGGAAGAAATACACCCAAGGTGGGCTGCAAGCCGCCTTGTACGAGAAGGCTCGTCCGAAACCGCCGTCAAAACTGGGTCCTAAGGAGACAGCAATCCTGATTGCAGAAGCCTGTTCAGGAGGTCCAGATGGGCAAGCCAAGTGGACCATGCAACTCCTTGCAGATCGTTTGGTGACGCTGGGCGTAGTGGAAAGCATCAGTGATGAGACGATCCGGCGAACACTGAAAAAAACGACTTGA
- a CDS encoding phosphoglucomutase/phosphomannomutase family protein: protein MPIKFGTDGWRDIIAEDFTYQNVRVVARAHAQALRARGGSLVVVGFDTRFQGAGFARVVAEVMAGQGLNVLLAAEYLPTPALSYAVVHHRAAGGVMITASHNPPAYSGYKLKGPYGGSATPEVVAEVERALANPEAWGGPPGTIQPLDIREAYYTALDRQLDLGTLRAYRGTVIHDPMGGAGCGWLTGYARHAGLSLDLRELHGEPTPLFHGVNPEPIPQNLGELTARLWEETGTVLGVVTDGDADRVGAVTAGGRFFNSHQIFAVLLRHLHGRGLRGRVVKTVSGSRVIELLAGRLGLELLETPVGFKYITDAFLEGQADEGKAVLMGGEESGGFSSRGHIPERDGLLNSLLLVEAVAATGKSLDDLFAEIEAEVGFRHHYDRNDLHLSAGFDKDALLAEAREYREVAGHPVEGRKTADGVKLLLAGGASAMFRASGTEPVVRVYVEAQTLEDVRAILTEATRRVLAHDPAHHG, encoded by the coding sequence ATGCCCATCAAATTCGGAACGGACGGCTGGCGGGACATCATCGCCGAGGACTTCACCTATCAGAACGTGCGGGTGGTCGCCCGCGCTCACGCCCAGGCGCTGAGGGCGAGGGGCGGTTCCCTCGTGGTCGTGGGCTTCGACACCCGCTTCCAGGGGGCGGGGTTCGCGCGAGTGGTCGCCGAGGTGATGGCGGGGCAGGGCCTGAACGTCCTCCTGGCTGCCGAGTACCTGCCCACCCCCGCCCTGTCCTACGCGGTGGTCCACCACCGGGCGGCGGGAGGAGTCATGATCACCGCCTCGCACAACCCGCCCGCCTACAGCGGCTACAAGCTCAAGGGGCCCTACGGGGGCAGCGCAACTCCCGAGGTGGTCGCCGAGGTCGAGCGGGCGCTGGCGAACCCCGAGGCGTGGGGCGGCCCGCCGGGCACCATCCAGCCCCTCGACATCCGGGAGGCGTACTACACCGCGCTCGACCGGCAGCTCGACCTGGGCACCCTGCGCGCGTACCGAGGCACCGTCATTCACGACCCGATGGGCGGCGCGGGGTGCGGCTGGCTCACCGGCTACGCGCGCCATGCGGGCCTGAGCCTCGACCTGCGCGAGTTGCACGGCGAACCCACCCCGCTCTTCCACGGGGTGAATCCCGAGCCCATCCCCCAGAACCTTGGCGAGCTGACGGCGCGGCTGTGGGAGGAGACGGGCACGGTCCTCGGTGTGGTCACCGACGGGGACGCCGACCGGGTGGGGGCGGTGACGGCGGGAGGCAGGTTTTTCAACAGCCACCAGATCTTCGCGGTGCTCCTGAGGCACCTCCACGGGCGCGGCCTGCGCGGGCGGGTGGTAAAGACGGTCTCGGGGAGCCGGGTGATCGAACTGCTCGCGGGCCGCCTGGGCCTGGAGCTGCTGGAGACCCCGGTGGGCTTCAAGTACATCACCGACGCCTTCCTGGAGGGGCAGGCGGACGAGGGCAAGGCCGTGCTGATGGGCGGCGAGGAGTCGGGCGGGTTCTCCTCGCGCGGGCACATCCCCGAGCGGGACGGCCTGCTGAACAGCCTGCTCCTCGTCGAGGCGGTCGCTGCCACGGGCAAGAGCCTCGACGACCTCTTCGCCGAGATCGAGGCTGAGGTGGGCTTCCGGCACCATTACGACCGGAACGATCTGCATCTGAGCGCCGGGTTCGATAAGGATGCGCTCCTCGCCGAGGCGCGGGAGTACCGGGAGGTCGCGGGGCACCCGGTCGAGGGCCGCAAGACCGCCGATGGGGTGAAGCTGCTCCTAGCGGGCGGGGCCTCGGCCATGTTCCGCGCCTCAGGCACCGAACCCGTCGTGCGCGTGTACGTAGAGGCCCAGACGCTGGAGGACGTGCGGGCCATCCTCACCGAGGCGACGAGACGGGTGCTCGCGCACGACCCGGCCCATCACGGCTGA
- the lpdA gene encoding dihydrolipoyl dehydrogenase, whose product MDAYDVVVIGGGPAGYVAAIRAAQLGLGTACVDAFERGGKGSLGGTCLNVGCIPSKAMLDSSERFEMITHEAGEHGIQVDGARVDLGKMLGRKEAVVDKLTGGVAYLFRKNKVTSIHGLGRLVRREEDGWVVDAAGTEVKAKNVIVATGSSPRELPLAPFGGHVVENSGALAFEQVPGRLGVIGAGVIGVELGSVWRRLGAQVTVLEALPGFLMGADEAISREALKQFQKQGLEFHFGVSIKAVEQAEAGVTVTYEEKGQSVTASFDKLIVSIGRVPHTAGLGAEAAGLELDERGFVKVDGHYRTNLPGVYAVGDVIGGAMLAHKAEEEGVAVAELLAGHAGHVNYDVIPWVIYTSPEIAWAGLTEKQAKDKGFNVKTGQFPFSANGRALGHGDPRGFVKVVADADTDRILGVHMIGPNVSELIGETVTLMEFGGSAEDLARTVHAHPTLSEVVKEAALATDKRSLHM is encoded by the coding sequence ATGGACGCTTACGACGTAGTGGTGATTGGCGGCGGCCCGGCGGGGTATGTGGCCGCGATTCGCGCCGCGCAACTCGGGCTGGGGACGGCCTGCGTGGACGCCTTCGAGCGCGGCGGCAAGGGGAGCCTGGGCGGCACCTGCCTGAACGTGGGATGCATTCCCAGCAAGGCGATGCTCGACTCCAGCGAACGGTTCGAGATGATCACCCACGAGGCCGGGGAACACGGCATTCAGGTGGACGGCGCGCGGGTGGACCTGGGCAAGATGCTGGGCCGCAAGGAAGCCGTCGTGGACAAGCTCACGGGCGGCGTGGCCTATCTCTTCCGCAAGAACAAGGTGACGAGCATTCACGGCCTGGGCCGCCTCGTCCGCCGCGAGGAGGACGGCTGGGTCGTGGACGCGGCCGGGACCGAGGTGAAAGCGAAGAACGTGATCGTGGCGACGGGCAGCAGCCCCCGCGAGTTGCCCCTGGCCCCCTTCGGCGGGCATGTGGTGGAGAACAGCGGCGCGCTCGCCTTCGAGCAGGTGCCCGGCAGACTCGGCGTCATCGGCGCGGGCGTGATCGGGGTGGAACTGGGCAGCGTGTGGCGCCGCCTGGGGGCCCAGGTCACCGTCCTCGAGGCCCTGCCCGGCTTCCTGATGGGCGCGGACGAGGCGATCAGCCGCGAGGCCCTCAAGCAGTTCCAGAAGCAGGGCCTGGAGTTCCACTTCGGGGTGTCGATCAAGGCGGTCGAGCAGGCTGAGGCGGGTGTGACCGTCACCTACGAGGAGAAGGGCCAGAGCGTCACCGCGAGCTTCGACAAGCTCATCGTCTCCATCGGCCGGGTGCCCCACACGGCGGGTCTGGGGGCCGAGGCCGCCGGGCTCGAACTCGACGAGCGCGGCTTCGTGAAGGTGGACGGGCACTACCGCACCAATCTACCGGGCGTCTACGCAGTCGGCGACGTGATCGGCGGCGCCATGCTCGCCCACAAGGCCGAGGAGGAGGGCGTGGCGGTTGCCGAGCTGCTGGCCGGACACGCCGGGCACGTCAACTACGACGTGATCCCCTGGGTGATCTACACCAGCCCCGAGATCGCCTGGGCGGGCCTGACCGAGAAGCAGGCGAAGGACAAGGGCTTCAACGTCAAGACGGGCCAGTTTCCCTTCAGCGCGAACGGCCGGGCGCTGGGGCATGGCGACCCGCGTGGCTTCGTGAAGGTTGTGGCGGACGCGGACACGGACAGGATTCTGGGCGTCCACATGATCGGCCCGAACGTCTCCGAACTCATCGGCGAGACAGTCACCCTGATGGAGTTCGGCGGCAGCGCGGAGGACCTCGCCCGCACCGTCCACGCCCACCCCACCCTCTCCGAGGTGGTCAAAGAGGCCGCGCTGGCGACGGACAAGCGGTCGCTGCACATGTAA
- a CDS encoding RecQ family ATP-dependent DNA helicase gives MPRRIRVRVPEPEPAEPQDATPPPVTAHPPGTRVPEPAAFGPARGRTPESRVKAPERAARPAPPAPARSATPRGRPTKDMQRAQRIAREVFGYDGLHPAQKEAIASVLKGRDTLAIMPTGSGKSAIYQVAALSLGGPTVVVSPLIALQRDQVEALEESAPGQAALVNSTLKPAERESVLAAFEEGEVEFLFLAPEQLGSEETLARLREAGPSLFVVDEAHCVSEWGHDFRPEYLRLGGVVEALGHPTVLALTATAAPPVRAEIVERLGMREPQILVRGFDRPNIRLAVRRFEDAGTKRSALLAEVANTQGPGIVYAATRKGAEELARDLSERGVRAAAYHAGLNVETREAAQAAFMADEVEVIVATTAFGMGIDKPNVRFVHHLDISGSVDAYYQEIGRAGRGGEGAEATLFYTPGDLNLRRFFAGSALIDADQVGQVLRALEEHDGPVDPGELREETGLSQTKVLTAVSRLEDVGAVEVLPSGEVAATEGALSPEVVAEAALAQAYRRAFEQSRLEMMRGYAETGGCRREYLLNYFGESYDSPCDSCDNCEAGFVQEAPAGETMPFALGSRVAHRIFGEGLVMRYEGEKITVLFDGPGYQTLALPVVLQQGLLEPLGA, from the coding sequence ATGCCCAGACGCATCCGGGTGAGGGTCCCCGAGCCCGAGCCCGCCGAACCCCAGGACGCGACCCCCCCACCCGTCACTGCCCACCCGCCCGGGACCAGAGTTCCCGAACCCGCCGCCTTCGGGCCCGCCCGGGGCAGAACGCCCGAATCCCGCGTGAAGGCCCCCGAACGCGCGGCCCGGCCCGCTCCGCCCGCCCCGGCCCGGTCGGCCACTCCCCGGGGCAGGCCCACCAAGGACATGCAGCGGGCGCAGCGCATCGCCCGCGAGGTGTTCGGCTACGACGGGCTCCACCCCGCCCAGAAGGAGGCCATCGCGTCCGTCCTGAAGGGGCGGGACACCCTCGCCATCATGCCGACCGGGAGCGGCAAGTCGGCGATCTATCAGGTGGCGGCGCTCTCTCTGGGCGGCCCCACGGTCGTCGTCTCCCCCCTGATCGCCCTGCAACGCGATCAGGTGGAGGCGCTGGAGGAGAGCGCCCCCGGGCAGGCCGCCCTCGTCAACTCGACCCTGAAGCCCGCCGAGCGCGAGTCGGTCCTGGCCGCCTTCGAGGAGGGCGAGGTCGAGTTCCTCTTCCTGGCCCCCGAGCAGCTCGGCAGCGAGGAGACGCTGGCCCGCTTGCGAGAGGCCGGACCCTCCCTCTTCGTGGTGGACGAGGCGCACTGTGTCAGCGAGTGGGGGCACGACTTCCGGCCCGAGTACCTGCGGCTGGGCGGGGTGGTGGAAGCCCTCGGGCACCCCACCGTCCTCGCCCTGACCGCCACCGCCGCGCCCCCCGTCCGCGCCGAGATCGTCGAGCGTCTGGGGATGCGGGAACCCCAGATCCTCGTGCGCGGCTTCGACCGCCCGAACATCCGGCTCGCGGTGCGGCGCTTCGAGGACGCGGGCACGAAACGCTCGGCCCTGCTCGCCGAGGTGGCGAACACGCAGGGGCCGGGCATCGTCTACGCGGCGACCCGCAAGGGGGCGGAGGAACTGGCCCGCGACCTCTCGGAGCGCGGGGTGCGGGCGGCGGCCTATCACGCCGGGTTGAATGTAGAGACGCGCGAGGCGGCACAGGCGGCCTTTATGGCGGACGAGGTGGAGGTCATCGTGGCGACGACCGCCTTCGGCATGGGGATCGACAAGCCGAACGTGCGCTTCGTGCACCACCTCGACATCTCCGGCTCGGTGGACGCCTACTACCAGGAGATCGGGCGGGCGGGGCGGGGCGGCGAAGGGGCTGAGGCCACCCTCTTCTACACGCCCGGCGACCTCAACCTGCGCCGCTTCTTCGCGGGAAGTGCGCTCATCGACGCCGATCAGGTGGGGCAGGTGCTGCGCGCCCTGGAGGAGCACGACGGCCCGGTCGATCCCGGCGAACTGCGCGAGGAGACCGGCCTCTCCCAGACGAAGGTGCTCACGGCGGTAAGCCGCCTGGAGGACGTGGGTGCCGTGGAGGTGCTCCCGAGCGGGGAGGTCGCGGCCACGGAGGGGGCACTCTCTCCCGAGGTGGTGGCCGAGGCCGCGCTCGCGCAGGCTTACCGCCGCGCCTTCGAGCAGTCGCGCCTGGAGATGATGCGCGGGTACGCCGAGACGGGGGGCTGCCGACGGGAGTATCTGCTCAACTACTTCGGCGAGAGCTACGACTCGCCCTGCGACTCCTGCGACAACTGCGAGGCCGGATTCGTGCAGGAGGCCCCCGCCGGGGAGACCATGCCCTTCGCCCTGGGCAGCCGCGTCGCGCACCGCATCTTCGGGGAGGGCCTC
- a CDS encoding IS630 family transposase, with protein MKPWQVQSWCIAKVGADFVWRMEEVLDTYAEPYDPLYPVVCFDEKSYQLLAHITEPLPPVPGHPARVDYEYRRCGTANLFIAFEPLTGQRTVTVTERRSSEEFVAQMQALHLRYPEAKTIRLVLDQLSTHTPSSLYQHLPPDEANALKRRFEWVYTPKHASWLNMAEMEWSVLERQCLRRRLATSEELNNEVKAWEADRNARSIKVSWQFNTDKARVKLSRQYPSQN; from the coding sequence TTGAAGCCCTGGCAAGTCCAGAGTTGGTGCATCGCCAAAGTCGGCGCTGATTTCGTCTGGCGCATGGAAGAGGTGCTGGACACGTACGCTGAGCCGTATGATCCACTGTACCCCGTGGTCTGCTTCGACGAGAAGTCCTATCAATTGTTGGCGCACATCACTGAACCGCTTCCACCCGTGCCGGGACACCCGGCACGGGTGGACTACGAGTACAGGCGTTGTGGAACGGCCAATCTCTTCATTGCTTTTGAACCCTTGACCGGGCAGCGGACAGTCACCGTGACCGAACGTCGCAGCAGCGAGGAGTTCGTGGCACAAATGCAGGCTCTCCACTTGCGCTACCCCGAGGCGAAGACAATTCGCCTGGTGCTGGACCAACTGTCCACGCACACGCCGTCCTCGTTGTACCAGCACCTCCCGCCCGACGAAGCAAACGCCTTGAAGAGGCGGTTTGAATGGGTCTACACGCCGAAGCACGCTTCCTGGTTGAACATGGCGGAAATGGAATGGTCAGTTTTGGAGCGACAGTGCTTGAGACGACGGTTGGCAACCTCTGAGGAACTCAACAATGAAGTCAAAGCCTGGGAAGCGGATCGAAATGCTCGGTCAATTAAGGTGAGCTGGCAATTCAATACAGACAAGGCACGAGTGAAATTAAGCCGCCAATATCCGTCCCAAAATTAG
- a CDS encoding RIO1 family regulatory kinase/ATPase domain-containing protein, producing MSARWLEDELSDADTRPERRQKHKTKKPLGRRRLAALRNEEEGEQDDVIRRLRDLGHVTEVVAELKSGKEATAYVARGPKGSVLVKLYRELEARSFKRDGVYREGQVILDERAKRAMEGRSRKGLEMLQAGWVAAEYAHLWHLWGAGLNVPEPLVGPSPYEYTQTTPAVLMRLIGSEDTPAPRLSDAALTPEEARNAWNQSLDGMAHLLRLGYAHGDYSTYNLLWWENTVTIIDFPQLTTRQNPNFKELLRRDAESLATSFRRHGVGANGEATLREVQRRALGVAPTPRVVLP from the coding sequence TTGAGCGCCCGCTGGCTCGAAGACGAACTCTCGGACGCGGATACCCGCCCGGAGAGGCGCCAGAAGCACAAGACGAAAAAGCCCCTGGGCCGCCGACGCCTCGCCGCCCTGCGCAACGAGGAGGAGGGCGAGCAGGACGACGTGATCCGCCGTCTGCGGGACCTGGGGCACGTCACCGAGGTCGTCGCTGAACTCAAGAGCGGTAAGGAGGCCACGGCGTACGTGGCGCGCGGGCCGAAGGGGAGCGTCCTCGTCAAGCTCTACCGCGAACTGGAGGCCCGCTCCTTCAAGCGCGACGGCGTGTACCGCGAGGGGCAGGTCATCCTCGACGAACGGGCGAAGAGGGCGATGGAGGGCCGCAGCAGGAAGGGCCTGGAGATGCTTCAGGCGGGCTGGGTGGCCGCCGAGTACGCGCACCTCTGGCACCTGTGGGGCGCGGGCCTGAACGTCCCCGAACCCCTCGTCGGCCCTAGCCCCTACGAGTACACCCAGACCACCCCCGCCGTGCTGATGCGCCTGATCGGCAGCGAGGACACCCCCGCCCCCCGCCTGAGCGACGCGGCCCTGACCCCGGAGGAGGCCCGGAATGCCTGGAACCAATCCTTGGACGGAATGGCACACCTGCTGCGGCTGGGTTACGCGCACGGCGACTACAGCACCTACAACCTCCTGTGGTGGGAGAACACCGTGACGATCATCGACTTTCCCCAACTCACGACCCGGCAAAACCCCAACTTCAAGGAGTTGCTGCGCCGCGACGCCGAGAGCCTCGCCACGAGCTTTCGCAGGCACGGGGTCGGGGCGAACGGCGAGGCCACCCTGCGCGAGGTCCAGCGGCGGGCGTTGGGCGTGGCGCCGACGCCGAGGGTGGTGCTGCCCTGA
- a CDS encoding VOC family protein codes for MRALETCLYVDDLETAEAFYSGVLGLTLYGKVPGRHLFYKLEGSMLLLFDPVMSAQPGDVPPHAGRPGGHACLAIGREETDAWQARLEGHGLTVTRYAWGNRGESLYFEDPAGNVLELAPPSIWGL; via the coding sequence ATGCGCGCCCTCGAAACCTGCCTGTATGTGGACGATCTGGAGACCGCCGAAGCCTTTTACTCGGGCGTCCTGGGGCTGACCCTGTACGGCAAGGTTCCGGGGCGCCACCTCTTTTACAAATTGGAGGGCTCCATGCTCCTGCTCTTCGACCCCGTCATGAGTGCCCAGCCGGGTGACGTGCCGCCCCACGCGGGCAGACCCGGCGGGCACGCCTGCCTGGCTATCGGGCGTGAGGAGACGGACGCCTGGCAGGCGCGGCTGGAGGGGCATGGCCTGACCGTCACCCGCTACGCCTGGGGCAATCGGGGCGAGAGCCTGTACTTCGAGGACCCCGCCGGGAACGTGCTGGAGCTGGCACCGCCGAGCATCTGGGGACTTTGA